One segment of Paraburkholderia bonniea DNA contains the following:
- a CDS encoding heme-degrading domain-containing protein: MDIVQDLQSIHVQEQALVLPHFDASVAWRLGTLLRELAVARGHAIVIDIRTFGLPLFFCALDAVPDNVDWARRKGNVVAHFRRSSYAVGLRLQQAGTTLASKHGLSSNEYAAHGGALPLTVAGAGVIGSATVSGLPQRADHEFVVEGLCTHLGLDYAQLALANV; encoded by the coding sequence ATGGATATCGTTCAGGATTTGCAGTCAATTCACGTTCAGGAACAAGCGCTGGTGCTGCCTCATTTCGATGCCAGCGTCGCCTGGCGGCTCGGGACGCTGTTACGCGAGCTCGCCGTGGCACGGGGTCATGCAATCGTGATCGACATTCGCACGTTCGGTTTGCCCTTGTTTTTTTGCGCGCTAGATGCGGTGCCCGATAACGTTGACTGGGCGCGCCGCAAGGGCAATGTCGTGGCGCATTTTCGCCGTAGCTCGTATGCGGTGGGCCTGCGCTTGCAGCAGGCTGGCACCACGCTGGCCAGCAAGCATGGCCTGAGCTCCAACGAATACGCGGCGCATGGCGGTGCCTTGCCATTGACGGTGGCAGGCGCTGGGGTGATTGGCTCGGCGACGGTTTCTGGGCTGCCGCAGCGGGCCGATCATGAATTCGTGGTTGAAGGGCTGTGTACCCATCTCGGCCTGGATTACGCTCAGCTCGCGCTGGCCAACGTCTAG